In Macaca nemestrina isolate mMacNem1 chromosome 9, mMacNem.hap1, whole genome shotgun sequence, a single genomic region encodes these proteins:
- the LOC105478418 gene encoding homeobox protein Nkx-2.3, giving the protein MMLPSPVTSTPFSVKDILNLEQQQQHFHGAHLQADLEHHFHSAPCMLAAAEGTQFSDGGEEDEEEEGDKLSYLNSLAAADGHGDSGLCPQGYVHTVLRDSCSGPKEHEEEPEVVRDRSQKSCQLKKSLEAAGDCKAAEESERPKPRSRRKPRVLFSQAQVFELERRFKQQRYLSAPEREHLASSLKLTSTQVKIWFQNRRYKCKRQRQDKSLELGAHAPPPPPRRVAVPVLVRDGKPCVTPSAQAYGAPYSVGASAYSYNSFPAYGYGNSAAAAAAAAAAAAAAAAYSGSYGCAYPAGGGGGGGGTSAATTAMQPACSAAGGGPFVNVSNLGGFGSGGGAQPLHQGAAAGAACAQGTLQGIRAW; this is encoded by the exons ATGATGTTACCAAGCCCGGTCACCTCCACCCCTTTCTCAGTCAAAGACATTTTGAAtctggagcagcagcagcagcacttcCATGGTGCGCACTTGCAGGCGGACTTGGAGCACCACTTCCACTCTGCACCCTGCATGCTGGCCGCAGCTGAGGGGACGCAATTTTCTGACGGAGGGGAGGAGGACGAGGAAGAAGAGGGCGATAAATTGTCCTATTTGAACTCACTAGCCGCAGCCGACGGCCACGGAGATTCAGGGTTGTGTCCCCAGGGCTATGTCCACACGGTCCTGCGAGACTCGTGCAGCGGGCCCAAGGAACATGAAGAGGAGCCCGAGGTCGTGAGGGACCGGAGCCAAA AAAGCTGCCAGCTGAAGAAGTCTCTAGAGGCGGCCGGAGACTGCAAGGCAGCGGAGGAGAGCGAGAGGCCGAAGCCACGCAGCCGCCGGAAGCCCCGGGTCCTCTTCTCGCAAGCCCAGGTCTTCGAGCTGGAACGCAGGTTCAAGCAGCAGCGGTACCTGTCGGCACCCGAGCGCGAGCACCTCGCCAGCAGCCTGAAGCTCACGTCCACGCAGGTGAAAATCTGGTTCCAGAATCGCAGGTACAAGTGCAAGAGACAGCGGCAGGACAAGTCTCTGGAGCTGGGCGCACAcgcgcccccgccgccgccccgcCGCGTGGCGGTCCCGGTGCTGGTGCGGGACGGCAAGCCGTGCGTCACGCCCAGCGCGCAGGCCTACGGCGCGCCCTACAGCGTGGGCGCCAGCGCCTACTCCTACAACAGCTTCCCCGCCTATGGCTATGGGAACTcggccgcggccgccgccgcagctgctgccgccgccgcggCCGCCGCGGCCTACAGCGGCAGCTATGGCTGTGCGTACCCGGCgggcggaggcggcggcggcggcgggaccTCCGCGGCGACCACTGCCATGCAGCCCGCCTGCAGCGCGGCCGGAGGCGGTCCCTTTGTGAACGTGAGCAACCTAGGAGGCttcggcagcggcggcggcgcaCAGCCGTTGCACCAGGGTGCTGCAGCCGGGGCCGCGTGCGCTCAGGGCACCTTGCAGGGCATCCGGGCCTGGTAG